A window of Pedobacter lusitanus contains these coding sequences:
- a CDS encoding ExbD/TolR family protein, whose amino-acid sequence MAELNTPSRNRKGTPKVDLTAMVDLAFLLITFFMLTTSLSKPVAMDIAKPDQSDPDATMDFAASRTMTILLGKDNKVAWYMGEAGKKRPNIEGFGEIRHAILSNKTNVAFANNNDPKKTLAVIIKPTSGATYKNFVDIMDELSVAKITAAPAIDDEHITDAEMDFMKQNKIL is encoded by the coding sequence ATGGCTGAATTAAACACTCCCTCCCGAAACAGAAAAGGTACGCCAAAAGTTGATCTCACCGCTATGGTAGATTTGGCTTTTTTACTGATTACGTTTTTCATGCTGACTACTTCATTGTCTAAACCAGTAGCTATGGATATCGCCAAACCGGATCAAAGCGATCCTGATGCAACTATGGATTTTGCAGCTTCCAGAACAATGACAATTTTATTGGGTAAAGACAATAAGGTTGCATGGTATATGGGGGAGGCAGGAAAGAAAAGGCCAAATATTGAGGGGTTCGGGGAAATCCGCCACGCTATATTAAGCAATAAGACCAATGTGGCTTTTGCCAATAATAATGATCCTAAAAAAACATTAGCAGTTATTATCAAGCCAACATCGGGTGCTACTTATAAAAACTTTGTAGACATTATGGATGAGTTATCTGTTGCTAAAATCACTGCTGCTCCGGCAATTGATGATGAACATATCACGGATGCAGAGATGGATTTTATGAAACAAAACAAGATTCTGTAA
- a CDS encoding molybdopterin-dependent oxidoreductase — protein sequence MKKQLLTLLITVCALSTPFLMQGQTLEKETPVKVGGEVKTPLLINGAELGKFRKTLVNRKDRDGNNHVYSGAVLADILQQAGAVSGKELKGANLTKYLLVEAIDGYQVIFAMAELYPDFTDRVIILANEMDGKPLPASDGPFRIIVQDEKKPARCIKQVTGLFVKNTGQ from the coding sequence ATGAAAAAGCAACTATTAACTCTTCTGATTACTGTTTGTGCCCTAAGTACTCCATTTTTAATGCAAGGGCAGACTTTGGAAAAAGAAACCCCGGTAAAAGTTGGGGGTGAAGTGAAAACTCCACTACTGATCAACGGTGCTGAACTAGGGAAATTTAGAAAGACTTTAGTAAACAGGAAGGATCGGGATGGTAATAATCATGTCTATTCTGGTGCTGTTTTAGCTGATATTCTGCAGCAGGCGGGTGCCGTGTCCGGTAAAGAATTGAAAGGTGCAAATCTTACTAAATATTTATTGGTTGAAGCTATTGATGGGTACCAGGTGATTTTTGCAATGGCAGAACTGTATCCGGATTTTACAGACAGAGTTATTATTCTGGCTAATGAAATGGATGGAAAGCCTTTGCCGGCATCAGACGGGCCATTCCGGATAATTGTTCAGGATGAAAAGAAACCTGCAAGGTGCATCAAACAGGTTACGGGACTTTTTGTGAAAAATACAGGTCAATAA
- a CDS encoding N-acetylmuramoyl-L-alanine amidase family protein: protein MSENIKNKTAIRTTFTVLFLLSSCFLYAQTPQQQAQPAQQIQPAHPVQQVLPGQPLKPMIIVIDAGHGGRDGSTRGLFSKEKDVALDVAMLLGQTIEKEIENTKVLYTRTEDVFIPLYERIELANKAHADLFISIHCNSMPSSMRGRTETSGVETFVSGSGRLGEQETAMRENAVILLEKDYKENYDGYNPSDPESFIVLSLMKNAYRLQSIKLATLIQQQYIKAGRVNRGVKEQSLAVLARAGMPAVLTEIGFISNPDEEEYINSLSGRQEIVQNIKNAIQEYKKQLIAN, encoded by the coding sequence ATGTCCGAAAACATTAAAAACAAAACAGCTATCAGAACTACTTTCACTGTTCTCTTTCTGCTTAGTTCTTGCTTCCTTTACGCACAAACACCTCAACAACAAGCACAACCAGCACAACAAATACAGCCTGCACATCCGGTTCAGCAAGTATTGCCAGGTCAGCCCCTCAAACCTATGATCATTGTAATCGATGCTGGTCATGGTGGAAGAGACGGATCAACAAGAGGATTATTCTCCAAAGAAAAAGATGTTGCTCTGGATGTTGCCATGTTACTTGGACAAACCATTGAGAAAGAAATTGAAAATACAAAAGTGCTCTATACACGTACTGAAGATGTATTTATTCCTTTATATGAACGCATTGAACTGGCCAATAAAGCACATGCAGACCTCTTCATTTCCATTCACTGTAACTCTATGCCCTCAAGTATGAGAGGCAGAACAGAAACTTCGGGCGTTGAAACCTTTGTTTCCGGTTCAGGCAGATTAGGAGAACAGGAAACAGCGATGAGAGAGAATGCGGTTATCTTATTAGAGAAAGACTATAAGGAGAATTACGATGGCTATAACCCCAGTGATCCTGAAAGCTTTATTGTCCTTTCCCTGATGAAAAATGCTTACCGTCTTCAAAGTATCAAACTGGCTACTTTGATCCAGCAACAATACATTAAAGCCGGCCGGGTTAATCGTGGTGTAAAAGAACAAAGTTTAGCCGTATTAGCCAGAGCAGGTATGCCGGCTGTACTAACTGAGATAGGTTTCATCAGCAATCCTGATGAAGAAGAGTATATTAATTCTTTGAGTGGAAGACAGGAAATAGTTCAGAATATAAAAAATGCTATTCAGGAATATAAAAAGCAATTAATTGCTAATTAA
- a CDS encoding sensor histidine kinase, producing the protein MKAYLHSFIKANYRTIFTVGLLILIFMVSVRQNFLLFHTLVELSSIVIAFAVFIVTWNTRKMLDNNYLYFVGLAYIFIGTLDLLHTITYPGMNIIPGTIFYTNQFWIATRFLEACSLIIGFWFLKRKKILNGDITILAYCVVSLLIILSILYWKIFPVCYIEGKGQTSFKITAEYVIIAMLIFAGFLLYSSKNSFTLSVYRFLMLSLFFAVLSEFCFTLYVSIFSFPTELGHYAKLISFFLIYKANVETGLTRPAELIFKDLKDSEKKYRTLTENLPELIFRFDRNFRCLYANQALEKFLPHRHEFYTGKKLSHLGFPSSFENLLIKMLIEVKQRKTTLEINFDLNEDHYANSFSIQVIPEYKIEHHQETYLIICYDITDLRVTERRLQELNATKDKFFSIIAHDLRNPFTSLISFSELIYKNVNRLNAEKIGSLAMRMNDSARQAYTLLENLLHWSKMQTGVLKPDPQELEVRELLDEMKKNSSSMAIEKGIELKIEETCPARIVADKQMMNTVLRNIIANAIKFSHANSTIVLKAGYHHLNAVLFSVRDSGMGIEKENIERLFNMDSNFSTPGTQNEIGTGLGLRLCREFVEISGGTIWLESEPGLGTVVYFTIPMVNRSVIE; encoded by the coding sequence TTGAAAGCTTATCTGCATAGTTTTATAAAAGCTAATTACAGAACCATTTTTACAGTGGGTTTACTGATACTGATATTTATGGTAAGTGTGAGGCAAAACTTCTTATTGTTTCATACTCTTGTAGAGTTATCATCTATAGTTATTGCCTTTGCTGTTTTTATAGTTACCTGGAATACCAGGAAAATGCTGGACAATAATTATCTCTATTTTGTAGGTCTGGCCTATATTTTTATTGGCACACTGGATTTACTGCATACCATTACCTATCCGGGGATGAATATCATCCCCGGAACGATCTTCTATACCAATCAGTTTTGGATAGCTACCAGGTTTCTGGAGGCATGTAGTCTGATTATAGGTTTTTGGTTTCTGAAAAGGAAAAAAATACTGAACGGGGATATTACAATTTTAGCTTACTGCGTAGTGAGCTTACTGATTATACTTTCAATCCTGTACTGGAAAATATTCCCTGTATGTTATATCGAAGGAAAGGGACAGACTTCTTTTAAAATTACTGCAGAATATGTAATCATCGCGATGCTGATTTTTGCCGGATTTTTACTCTACAGTTCAAAAAATAGCTTTACACTCTCTGTGTACAGGTTTTTAATGCTGTCTTTATTTTTTGCGGTTTTGAGTGAGTTCTGTTTTACACTTTATGTGTCAATTTTCAGTTTCCCCACCGAGCTTGGTCATTATGCCAAACTGATCTCTTTCTTTCTGATCTATAAAGCGAATGTCGAAACCGGACTGACCAGACCTGCAGAGTTGATATTTAAGGATTTAAAGGATAGTGAAAAAAAATATAGAACACTTACTGAAAATCTGCCAGAACTGATTTTTCGCTTTGACAGGAATTTCAGATGTCTGTATGCTAATCAGGCACTGGAAAAATTTCTCCCGCACAGGCATGAATTTTATACAGGTAAAAAACTAAGTCATCTGGGTTTTCCTTCGTCATTTGAAAATTTACTGATTAAAATGCTGATAGAGGTAAAGCAGAGAAAAACTACGCTGGAAATAAATTTTGATTTGAATGAAGACCATTATGCCAATTCTTTCTCTATACAGGTTATACCGGAATATAAGATAGAGCATCATCAGGAAACCTATCTGATAATTTGTTATGATATAACTGATTTAAGGGTTACTGAAAGGAGGTTACAGGAACTCAATGCAACAAAGGATAAATTTTTTTCCATTATTGCACATGATCTGAGAAACCCTTTTACTTCCTTAATTTCTTTCAGCGAACTGATTTATAAGAACGTTAACAGACTAAACGCGGAAAAGATAGGGAGTTTAGCGATGAGAATGAACGATTCAGCCAGGCAGGCTTATACATTACTGGAAAACTTACTGCACTGGTCAAAAATGCAGACTGGCGTATTAAAGCCTGATCCGCAGGAGCTGGAAGTTAGAGAACTGCTGGACGAAATGAAGAAGAACTCCTCTTCTATGGCAATAGAGAAAGGAATAGAGCTAAAAATTGAAGAGACTTGTCCGGCCAGGATTGTAGCTGATAAACAAATGATGAATACGGTACTGAGGAATATCATTGCAAATGCAATAAAGTTCAGCCATGCTAATAGTACGATTGTTTTGAAAGCCGGTTATCATCATTTAAATGCGGTGTTGTTTTCTGTCAGAGATTCAGGGATGGGGATTGAAAAAGAAAATATAGAACGCTTATTTAATATGGACAGCAATTTTTCTACACCTGGAACACAAAATGAAATAGGAACAGGACTCGGTTTGAGGCTTTGCCGTGAATTTGTAGAGATAAGCGGAGGGACCATCTGGCTGGAAAGTGAACCAGGTTTAGGAACTGTTGTTTATTTTACGATTCCAATGGTAAACAGGTCAGTCATTGAGTGA
- a CDS encoding beta-N-acetylhexosaminidase: protein MKGVNKLAMLCVLLLCCLSMKAQFNIIPQPGSLKENGDKFTITKETKIYYEKGLKQQAELLFSALSPATGFDFEISESGKPLKNVIYLKLKTNKTTDNESYTLSVKNDQITIEGGTAAGVFYGTQTLLQMLPAEIYNKERQRAAKWEVKGALMEDTPLYPWRGMMLDVARYFFEKDYVLRFIDMMAMYKMNTLHFHVVDDAGWRIEIKKYPKLTSVGAFRGEGANRVGGYYRQEDIKEMVAYAAARNVDIIPEIELPAHVLSAIAAYPYLSCTGEQYTVQTQHSISHEIYCVGKESTFDFLQDVFAETFALFPSKYIHIGGDEANYDRWKACPYCQKRKKALGLKTEKELQVYFNQRVQKMVKKYGKTIVGWDEIIEDGLEDKAVGMIWHDQKKAFKASEAGHYSVMSLTGYCYFDVAESNIPGELKAATWLPPISLEKVYQLNPMLKGLDEKYRPLILGASATLWSDQFIHGTVLQEIPLLNENRSEKYFDYLTFPRLAALAEVCWTPLAKQSWTDFEKRLGSHYKRYDNAGYGYRVPQPKLISKEKKGNGYIVKVENVVEGAQIRYTTDGTPPNVFSAVYSEPVVVEKLTDFKAITVVSRSIYSLPLYFPEKYEKFQKHGNLVAEWKPSLIREKDFSVFEMNGSGKITGNGEYLLSFWYTDGTSALAIKAIEVYKNGVKVAEDTHDGYTGREQKDNSYKFSISNYETGAAFTIKAMVSGDKGNDSNGAVFIRKL, encoded by the coding sequence ATGAAAGGAGTAAATAAATTGGCCATGTTATGCGTATTACTATTGTGCTGTCTGTCAATGAAAGCGCAGTTTAATATCATACCCCAGCCCGGAAGTCTGAAAGAAAACGGTGATAAGTTTACGATTACCAAAGAGACGAAAATCTATTATGAAAAGGGACTGAAACAGCAGGCTGAGCTTCTTTTTTCGGCTTTATCACCAGCTACCGGATTTGATTTTGAAATTAGTGAGTCGGGCAAGCCATTGAAAAATGTTATTTACTTAAAGCTGAAAACAAATAAAACGACTGATAATGAAAGCTATACATTAAGTGTTAAAAATGACCAGATAACCATTGAAGGAGGTACAGCTGCGGGTGTATTTTATGGTACTCAGACCTTATTGCAAATGTTACCTGCAGAGATTTACAATAAAGAACGCCAGAGAGCAGCAAAATGGGAGGTTAAAGGTGCATTGATGGAGGATACTCCTTTATACCCCTGGAGAGGAATGATGCTTGATGTTGCCCGTTATTTTTTTGAAAAGGATTATGTGCTCCGGTTTATTGATATGATGGCAATGTATAAGATGAATACACTTCATTTTCACGTAGTAGATGATGCAGGGTGGCGGATAGAAATTAAAAAATATCCTAAGTTAACTTCAGTTGGTGCTTTTAGGGGTGAGGGAGCTAATCGGGTGGGTGGCTATTATAGACAGGAAGATATTAAGGAAATGGTGGCTTATGCAGCAGCAAGAAATGTAGACATTATTCCTGAGATTGAACTCCCTGCCCACGTGCTCTCTGCAATTGCAGCTTATCCTTATTTATCCTGTACAGGCGAACAATATACTGTGCAGACTCAGCATTCCATCAGTCATGAAATCTATTGTGTGGGAAAAGAATCTACTTTTGATTTTCTACAGGATGTATTTGCCGAAACATTTGCTCTTTTTCCTTCTAAATATATTCATATTGGTGGTGATGAAGCGAATTATGACAGATGGAAGGCCTGTCCGTATTGCCAGAAAAGAAAGAAAGCGCTGGGTTTAAAAACGGAAAAAGAATTACAGGTATATTTCAATCAGCGCGTACAGAAAATGGTTAAGAAATATGGAAAAACCATAGTGGGCTGGGATGAGATTATAGAAGACGGATTAGAAGATAAAGCTGTAGGCATGATCTGGCATGACCAGAAGAAGGCATTTAAAGCTTCTGAAGCAGGGCACTATTCGGTAATGAGCTTGACTGGTTACTGCTATTTTGATGTTGCTGAGAGCAATATTCCTGGTGAGCTCAAAGCAGCTACATGGTTACCTCCAATCTCACTGGAAAAGGTATATCAGTTAAATCCTATGCTTAAAGGTCTGGATGAAAAATACCGCCCGCTGATATTAGGTGCAAGTGCGACGTTATGGTCTGATCAGTTTATCCACGGAACCGTACTTCAGGAAATTCCGTTACTTAACGAAAACCGGTCAGAAAAGTATTTTGATTATTTAACATTTCCGCGTCTGGCAGCACTTGCTGAAGTTTGCTGGACACCTTTAGCTAAACAGAGCTGGACAGATTTTGAAAAACGTTTGGGCAGTCACTATAAACGTTATGACAATGCCGGGTATGGTTATCGTGTTCCGCAGCCTAAACTGATTAGTAAAGAGAAAAAAGGAAATGGTTATATAGTGAAGGTCGAAAACGTTGTAGAAGGTGCTCAAATCAGGTATACAACGGATGGTACGCCTCCTAATGTTTTTTCAGCCGTATATAGTGAACCTGTGGTAGTGGAGAAGCTAACTGATTTTAAAGCTATCACTGTAGTGAGCCGCAGCATATATTCTCTGCCACTTTATTTTCCTGAAAAGTATGAGAAATTCCAGAAACACGGGAATCTGGTTGCTGAGTGGAAGCCCTCATTGATCAGGGAGAAAGATTTCTCGGTTTTTGAAATGAACGGATCAGGAAAGATTACAGGAAACGGTGAATACCTGCTTTCTTTCTGGTACACGGACGGAACCTCGGCATTAGCAATAAAGGCTATAGAAGTTTATAAAAATGGGGTTAAAGTAGCTGAAGATACGCATGATGGTTATACTGGCAGAGAGCAAAAAGATAACAGTTATAAATTTAGCATAAGTAATTATGAAACCGGAGCAGCTTTTACTATAAAAGCTATGGTATCCGGTGATAAAGGAAATGATTCAAACGGGGCGGTTTTTATAAGAAAGCTGTAA
- a CDS encoding M57 family metalloprotease, which translates to MKSNILLNSKTISLALLMTVAVVISCKKSNNDVPPAGQNSTTELTKAEKDAIASAGFSPTNAFKTQGGYIVEGDIFLTLNDLQTQKAFVSSLSAKGPKTEQYKTVYKVTLDTIKIKVNAGPAQAVFTKATTEAVKRYNDLGLKVGFKLLDSGSVVKEDILIEGQKFDDPRILGQSAGFPSADGKPATPIKLSNTVYDQNYKDNNLLATVVAHEIGHAIGFRHTDYADRRYSCGYQSFLDYFRAANEGDGGAGIGAIHIPGTPEGGEPGSWMLACSDGTNRPFTASDIVAIKYLYPAK; encoded by the coding sequence ATGAAAAGCAACATCTTATTAAACTCAAAAACAATTTCTCTGGCTCTTTTGATGACAGTAGCTGTAGTAATCAGCTGTAAAAAGAGTAACAACGATGTTCCGCCAGCCGGACAAAATTCAACTACCGAATTAACAAAAGCAGAAAAAGATGCCATCGCAAGCGCGGGTTTCTCACCAACAAATGCCTTTAAAACACAAGGCGGTTATATTGTTGAAGGAGATATTTTCCTGACGCTAAATGATTTACAGACTCAGAAAGCTTTTGTTTCATCATTATCAGCTAAAGGCCCTAAAACAGAACAATACAAAACTGTTTACAAGGTAACTCTTGACACGATTAAAATAAAAGTCAATGCTGGTCCTGCCCAGGCGGTATTTACAAAAGCTACTACCGAAGCTGTTAAACGTTACAATGACCTTGGTCTTAAAGTTGGATTTAAACTATTGGATTCTGGTTCAGTGGTTAAAGAGGATATTCTGATCGAAGGTCAGAAATTTGATGATCCAAGAATACTGGGTCAGTCTGCAGGCTTCCCGTCAGCTGATGGAAAACCAGCAACTCCGATCAAATTGAGCAATACTGTTTATGATCAGAACTACAAAGATAACAACCTTCTTGCTACTGTTGTAGCTCACGAAATCGGTCATGCTATCGGATTCAGACATACTGACTATGCAGATAGACGCTATAGCTGTGGTTATCAATCGTTCCTTGATTATTTCCGTGCCGCTAATGAAGGAGACGGTGGAGCTGGTATTGGTGCTATTCACATTCCTGGTACTCCAGAAGGCGGTGAGCCGGGATCATGGATGCTGGCCTGTTCTGATGGAACCAATCGTCCATTTACTGCAAGTGATATTGTAGCGATTAAATATCTTTATCCTGCTAAATAA
- a CDS encoding peptide-N-glycosidase F-related protein — protein sequence MKNLLFALLCVSTLLFSCKQSDIAPSGTKNTETNATAGGTLRVFDQILFYDGYAATVSEPVPEGVIRVNNSKYVKKLTAAQIESIGNVLQMKVTIKAACDNYDRIAYAGLALVKKNTTYSDADAKHLEIGRFITPFMNKNKKPDEVPYLFSINNVASILKDATINSDYDLYFELSVFGVPYAANKEIAGCAGRNDTFFGTVDLISTNSGVTATTPAVILEPMSFNQNINNYDNTDVAGKTVKSITVNLATAVKSAKLYLITSNHGANSGGEEYNRRDHFIYFDNVQKLTYKPGGKSCEPYRPVNTQGNGIYGPTPKTTAQWASFSNWCPGDAIPIRVIDLGDLTAGSHTFKIEVPDAVFKDKQGYIPLSVYLQGEK from the coding sequence ATGAAAAATTTACTATTCGCATTATTGTGCGTATCAACTCTGTTATTTTCTTGTAAGCAGAGCGATATCGCACCTTCAGGAACAAAAAACACAGAAACGAATGCTACCGCAGGCGGCACTTTAAGAGTTTTTGACCAGATCTTATTTTATGATGGTTATGCCGCAACCGTTTCAGAACCGGTACCCGAAGGCGTGATCAGAGTAAACAATTCAAAATACGTAAAAAAACTAACTGCTGCACAAATAGAAAGCATTGGCAACGTTTTACAGATGAAGGTGACCATTAAGGCTGCCTGTGATAATTATGACCGTATAGCTTATGCAGGGCTGGCGCTGGTTAAGAAAAATACAACTTATAGTGATGCTGATGCCAAACACCTGGAAATAGGCCGTTTCATCACCCCCTTCATGAATAAAAATAAAAAACCAGATGAAGTTCCTTATCTGTTCAGTATTAATAATGTCGCTTCTATCTTAAAAGATGCGACCATTAACAGTGACTATGATTTATATTTTGAATTAAGCGTATTTGGTGTTCCTTATGCTGCCAATAAAGAAATAGCGGGGTGCGCTGGTAGAAATGACACCTTTTTTGGAACCGTAGACCTGATCAGCACCAACAGCGGAGTAACTGCCACGACTCCTGCGGTTATTTTAGAACCCATGTCATTCAATCAAAATATAAACAACTATGATAATACCGATGTAGCCGGTAAAACAGTCAAATCAATCACAGTTAACCTGGCCACAGCAGTCAAATCTGCTAAACTGTATTTGATTACCTCCAACCATGGTGCTAATTCAGGAGGTGAGGAATATAACAGACGTGATCATTTTATCTACTTTGATAACGTACAAAAATTAACCTACAAACCAGGTGGTAAATCATGCGAGCCTTACCGCCCTGTTAACACACAAGGTAATGGTATATATGGACCCACACCTAAAACTACGGCGCAGTGGGCATCATTTAGTAACTGGTGTCCGGGTGATGCTATTCCAATCAGAGTTATTGATCTTGGAGATTTAACTGCAGGCAGTCATACTTTTAAAATAGAAGTACCCGATGCTGTTTTCAAAGATAAACAGGGATACATTCCTCTGTCAGTATACCTTCAGGGCGAAAAATAA